A section of the Macadamia integrifolia cultivar HAES 741 chromosome 9, SCU_Mint_v3, whole genome shotgun sequence genome encodes:
- the LOC122088556 gene encoding uncharacterized protein LOC122088556: MDTPAAPPPPPPPPPEPPKVPYARRYKFLWPLLLTVNLGVGAYLFMRTKKKDMVIDNDKAVVDVPSTPTESKTTVTEISSPTPVKVEPPKVRPPIPQDQQRELFKWILEEKRKIKPKDKEEKKRIDEEKAILKQFIRSKSIPSL; this comes from the exons ATGGATACTCCCGcagctcctcctcctcctcctcctcctcctcctgagCCTCCGAAGGTGCCCTATGCCAGACGCTACAAGTTCTTGTGGCCACTTCTCTTAACTGTAAATCTTGGTGTGGGAG CTTATCTATTTATGAGGACAAAAAAGAAGGATATGGTAATAGACAATGACAAAGCTGTAGTCGATGTCCCGTCTACTCCAACTGAAAGTAAAACTACAGTTACCGAAATATCATCACCCACTCCAGTGAAAGTAGAGCCACCAAAGGTGCGCCCACCTATCCCGCAGGACCAGCAGCGTGAACTGTTCAAGTGGATattagaagagaaaaggaaaatcaagCCCAAGGataaggaggagaagaaacggATTGATGAAGAGAAGGCCATTCTCAAACAATTTATTCGATCAAAGTCCATCCCAAGTCTCTAA